Genomic DNA from Methanosarcinales archaeon:
GGGCAAAGAATGACTGTCCGTTACCATAAATACGACAGTGAATTGGTACCTGACTATGTATGTCAACGACAGGGAATCGAAACTGCAACAAGGCAATGTCAGTTCGTTCAGGGTGGGCCTGTTGATGAGATTATTAGTAAGATGCTCTTAGAGATGATGACACCCACTATATTGGATGTTTCGATGAAAGTTTTTGAAGAGATACGAACTCGCCATGAGGAGTTAGTACAACTTCATCGGACCGAATTAGAACGTGCCCGTCACGAAGCTGAATTGGCTCAACGCCGGTTTCTCATGGTGAATCCCGATAATCGGTTGGTGGCCGATAGCCTCGAAAGCAGATGGAATGAAGCCCTGCGTACTGTGACCGAACTCAAAGAGAAGTACGAATGTGTAATTGCAGAAAATGAAAATGATCTGACATCTGATAATGTTAAGCGTATCCAAAAGCTAGTGTCATGACAATTTAATTATGGAACATAATATTTTGACAATTTCTCGTCAG
This window encodes:
- a CDS encoding recombinase family protein; protein product: MVKHFREKNLKFPAHVRSGPNADEIVWKPLYHYRVLQVLHNPRYTGTFVFGQTRTRKNPIDGKAKVQNIPQDQWKVIIPEVFEGYISWEQYQNNQKQLANNAAAHGKDRRRSPLRSGPALIQGMVLCGKCGQRMTVRYHKYDSELVPDYVCQRQGIETATRQCQFVQGGPVDEIISKMLLEMMTPTILDVSMKVFEEIRTRHEELVQLHRTELERARHEAELAQRRFLMVNPDNRLVADSLESRWNEALRTVTELKEKYECVIAENENDLTSDNVKRIQKLVS